CTCGGTCGCGCCGCAGCAGCAGAAGACCTACTCGGAAAACATCGCCTACGGCCCGGCCAATACCCAAGCCGTCCCGCTGCTGGCCAAGGACATCCTCAAGGACATGCCGACCACCCCGGAAAACATCGCCAACCAGGTGCAGATCGACGTGAGCTTCTGGGCGGATAACGGCGAGCAGCTTGAGCAGCGCTTCAATTCCTGGGCTGCCAAGTAACACCGCATAACCCTGTGGGAGGGGGCAAGCCCACTCCCACAGGGGATTTCTTGTGTGTGAGAGATTGCATTCATTTTCAAGTTTCGGAGTCAGCCATGGCCATCGCCGTTCCCTCTAACGAGGTCGACAGCCCCACCCTCAAGCAGCGCCTGGCGCGTGCGGAGCGGCTCAATCGCTGGAAAGCCCAGGCTTTGATTGCGCCGCTGGTGCTGTTTTTGCTGCTGGTGTTCCTGGTGCCGATTGTTGCGCTGCTCTACAAAAGCGTCGGCAACCCGGAAGTGGTGGGCGGTTTGCCGCGTACCGTGGTGGCGGTGAAGGCGTGGGACGGGCGTGGCCTGCCGGGTGAGCCGGTGTACCAGGCCCTCAGCGAAGACTTGGGCGAGGCGCGCAAAAACCAGACCCTGGGCGATCTGTCCAAGCGCTTGAACATGGAACTGGCCGGCTATCGCAGCCTGCTGACTAAAACCGCGCGGGCGCTGCCGTTTACCGACGCGCCCGCCTCTTATAAAGAAGCGCTGGAAAACCTTGATGAGCGCTGGGGCGACCCGGCGTACTGGCAGGCGATCCGGCGCAATACCAGCAGCGTCACGCCTTTTTACCTGCTGGCGGCCGTGGATCACCGTATCGACGACCTCGGCGAAGTGGCGCCGGCCACTCCAGACCAGGCGATCTATCTGGATATCTTCGCTCGCACCTTCTGGATGGGTCTGGTGATCACCGCCATTTGTTTGCTGCTGGCGTATCCGTTGGCCTACTTGCTGGCCAATCTGCCGGCGCGCAAAAGCAACCTGCTGATGATCCTGGTGCTGCTGCCGTTCTGGACCTCGATCCTGGTGCGGGTGGCGGCATGGATCGTGCTGCTGCAATCCGGTGGCCTGATCAACAGCGCGCTGTTGAGCATGGGCTTGATCGATAAGCCTCTGGAGCTGGTGTTCAACCGCACCGGAGTCTATATCTCGATGGTGCATATCCTGCTGCCGTTCATGATTCTGCCGATCTACAGCGTGATGAAGGGCATCTCGCCGACCTACATGCGTGCGGCGATTTCCCTGGGCTGCCATCCGTTCAGCAGTTTCTGGCGCGTGTACTTTCCGCAGACCTACGCCGGCGTCGGCGCCGGTTGCCTGCTGGTGTTCATCCTGGCGATTGGTTACTACATCACCCCGGCGCTGCTGGGCAGCCCGAACGACCAGATGGTCAGCTACTTCGTGGCCTTCTATACCAACACCAGCATCAACTGGGGCATGGCCACGGCACTGGGCGGCCTGCTGCTGCTGGCGACGGTTTTGCTGTACCTGATCTACAACCGGCTGGTAGGCGCCAGCCGCCTGCGCCTGAGCTGAGGAGACGTTGCGATGCTGAGCCCTTATATGTCACCGGTGGAACGGGTGTGGTTTTACAGCTTGCGGATTCTCTGCGGCCTGATCCTGTTGTTTCTGATACTGCCCGTGCTGGTGATCATCCCGTTGTCGTTCAACAGCGGCAGTTTTCTGGTGTACCCGCTGCAAGGCTTCTCCCTGCACTGGTACCAGGATTTCTTCGCTTCGGCGGAATGGATGCGCGCGCTGAAAAACAGCATCATCGTCGCCCCGGCGGCCACGGTGCTGGCCATGGTATTCGGCACCCTGGCGGCCATCGGGCTGACCCGTGGACACTTCCCCGGCAAGGCGCTGGTGATGGCCCTGGTAATTTCGCCGATGGTGGTGCCGGTGGTGATCATCGGCGTGGCCAGCTACCTGTTCTTCGCGCCGTTGGGCCTGGGCAACAGTTTCTTCTCGCTGATCGTGGTGCATGCGGTGCTGGGTGTGCCGTTCGTGATCATCACCGTGTCCGCCACTTTGCAGGGGTTCAACCATAACCTGGTGCGCGCGGCGGCCAGCCTGGGGGCTTCGCCGTTGACGGCGTTTCGCCGGGTGACATTACCGTTGATCGCGCCGGGGGTGATCTCCGGGGCGCTGTTTGCCTTTGCCACCTCG
The sequence above is drawn from the Pseudomonas quebecensis genome and encodes:
- a CDS encoding ABC transporter permease, with product MAIAVPSNEVDSPTLKQRLARAERLNRWKAQALIAPLVLFLLLVFLVPIVALLYKSVGNPEVVGGLPRTVVAVKAWDGRGLPGEPVYQALSEDLGEARKNQTLGDLSKRLNMELAGYRSLLTKTARALPFTDAPASYKEALENLDERWGDPAYWQAIRRNTSSVTPFYLLAAVDHRIDDLGEVAPATPDQAIYLDIFARTFWMGLVITAICLLLAYPLAYLLANLPARKSNLLMILVLLPFWTSILVRVAAWIVLLQSGGLINSALLSMGLIDKPLELVFNRTGVYISMVHILLPFMILPIYSVMKGISPTYMRAAISLGCHPFSSFWRVYFPQTYAGVGAGCLLVFILAIGYYITPALLGSPNDQMVSYFVAFYTNTSINWGMATALGGLLLLATVLLYLIYNRLVGASRLRLS
- a CDS encoding ABC transporter permease gives rise to the protein MLSPYMSPVERVWFYSLRILCGLILLFLILPVLVIIPLSFNSGSFLVYPLQGFSLHWYQDFFASAEWMRALKNSIIVAPAATVLAMVFGTLAAIGLTRGHFPGKALVMALVISPMVVPVVIIGVASYLFFAPLGLGNSFFSLIVVHAVLGVPFVIITVSATLQGFNHNLVRAAASLGASPLTAFRRVTLPLIAPGVISGALFAFATSFDEVVVTLFLAGPEQATLPRQMFSGIRENLSPTIAAAATLLIAFSVLLLLTLEWLRGRSEKLRTAQV